CTAAAAATATTAAAAATTACCTTATTTTATAGACTTTATCCCATTCTCGCTCGAATTCATCCATGAAAATCAGAGTTTTATCGACTTCTATTGCGCAAATCTGCTGAAAACTAATCACTGCAAAGTTTCTCTTGTCTTCGTTAAATAATAACGTACCAGTACCTTTTCCAGTTTCTAAATATTTAATATACTTATTTTTAAGTTTTACTACAGCTTCAAAGTCGTATTCTCCTTCAACGATACTTCCAGGGTAGTGTATCCGGATATATAGAGTTGGTCTTTTTTTCAAAAGGGCACCTCCCAAACTACTGTCAATTTTATATACCAATCATAATTATTTAAAGTTATGATTGGATTTAGAATGACTTCGAAAAACAAGTACAGCATCTCAAAATTATATCCTTTGGTAGGCGGGAGTTTATTCAAAGAATTTAGTGAAATAATTGAAAATTTAGATTCTTTAGAGATATTGATATATTCATTTATGAGCATGCAAGAAAAAGAAGTTTTAAACGAAATAAACGAATTAAAAAAACTTAAAAAAGATGTTATTTTAATTGCCGGGGGACCTCATCCATCAGGATGCCCGGAAGATACATTAAACATGGGGTTTGATCACATTATAATTGGTGAAGGGGAAATTTCACTGCCGAACCTTATAAATTCTATAAAATCAGGAAAAAGCCTTGAAAAAATAATTAAGGGAATACCTATTGAAAATTTTGATAATTATGAAAAAATATGGCCTCTTGCACCTATAGAAATTACTAGAGGATGCCCATACAACTGCAGATTCTGCCAAACTCCCCAAATATTTGGAAAAAATATAAGGCACAGGAGTATTGAAAGTATCGTAAAAATTGTAAAAACCATGGGGGATATCCGGTTTGTAACTCCAAATGCATTTTCATACGGGTCAAAAACAGGTACAAAACCCGATATAGAAAAGCTTGAAAAACTGATGAAAAGTCTATTTGAAATTAAAAAAAGGCTTTTTTTCGGAACTTTTCCATCAGAAGTGCGACCTGAATTTGTAACTTTTGAAACACTCGATTTAGTGAATAAATACTGTGATAATAGATATATTCATTTTGGAGCTCAGAGTGGAAGTGATGAAGTTTTAAAAAACATTAGAAGGGGACACTTGGTTTCAGATGTTATTAATGCGGTTGAAACCTCTAAAGACTGCGATTTAATTCCAAAAGTTGATTTTATATTTGGTTTTCCAAATGAAACAGAAAACCAGAGGAAAGAAACTATTGATTTGATGAAATACATCATAAAAAAGAATGGAAAAGTTCATGCACATTATTTCATGTCACTTTGCGGAACTTACTTTGAAAATAGTACTCCAGAACCTCTTGAAAAGGAAATTTTGGATACTTTGGGAAAAATGGCAAAAAAAGGACAGATAACTGGTTCCTGGGGATACCAATACTCAAAAAATTCAGAATAAAAAATTATTCTTCAAGCATGTAGAATACATAATTTGCTCTTTCTGAAGGGATTTCATTCATAAATATGACCGTTCCACTTACTGGGGAATTAACGTACCTCAAATCTCCTTTTTTACTTTTGAGTGTTGCGAGTCGATACCCTTTTAAAACCCGAAAACCGAAATCCATTATTGGATAAACTTCGTAACCTTCTGCAACTACGGAAATAAGTTCGGTTCCTGTTTTGAGATAAGTAACTGTGTGTTTGTCAGGATATTGAATTAAAACATCTTTTTTTAACTTATTTAAACTTAAATATTTTACTAAATCATCATAAATAACCGTATAAAGAAGCTTGCCGTTTCCAGAATATTCTTCATTTTCTTCTAAGAAAATTATTATTTTCCCATTATTTTCGATTGCAACACGTTCGCCGTCGTTTAATTCTCCTTCAACGTAAATTTTAGGAATTTTCATTAAAACACCTTTAAATTTTAAAAAAAGTTAAAATATGCAGTTAAAAGTAATTAGTGAATTCTTTCAATGATAAAATCAGCGATAGTTTCGAGATTCTTTCTTTTTTCCGCATCAAATATTTTTAAGTAGTGTTTAGCTTCTTCAGTTGCTTTTTTCATTGTGTTTTTTGCGTATTCGATAGAATCTGCTAAAATTTCAATTGCTTCGGAAACTTCTTCAGGAGTTGCGTTGTTATTTCCTAAAATCTGCAATAATCTTTCTTTTTTATCTTCTGAAAGGTTTTCCATTGCGTAAATTATCATCATTGTCTTTTTACCTTCAACAATATCGCTTCCAACAGGTTTTCCGATTGTTTTTTGATCCCCGATTAAATCTAAAACATCATCTTGAATCTGGAAAGTCATTCCAATCCTTTTTGCATAATTACAGAGCGCATTCCTTTCTTCAGGAGTACATTCTGCCATGATTGCTCCAATTTCTACAGGAGCCACAATTAAAGCTCCTGTTTTTTTGGAAATCATGTCAAAATACTCGTCTAAAGTAGGGAACCTTTCTTCAAACTCCATGTCATCAGTCTGCCCTTCGCAGACTTCAACACATGCCTTTGAAAGTACCTTTAAAACTTCGTGAGCTTTTTTGCTATCTCCGATATTTGAAAGGGCTTCGAATGCTTTTGCATATAATAAATCCCCGGCTAAAATTGCGATTGGTTCACCATAAATAGTGTGAACTGTAGGCATTCCTCTTCTCTGGTCATCGTTATCCATTATATCATCATGAACTAACGTATAATTATGAATTAATTCAACAGAAAGTGCTGGTGCCATTATTTCGTTAATATCGTCTTTTTTCAAGAGATATGTTATAATTGAAAGATAAGGCCTTACTCTTTTACCGCCTGCAAGTAAAAGGTGTTTTGAAGCACTGTAAAGATTAGTATCTTTTTCCATGTATTTTTTGAGTTCAGAATCGATTTTTGACAATATTTCCCTATCAAACACCATTATAGCACCTCAATTAAATTACTCTTTCAAATTTCAAACTTTGACCGTTTCTGAGTAAGTGTACATCTTCACCGAGTCTGAATCCTTCTTCTTCAGCCAATTTAGCATATGCTGACGTTAAATTAAAATCACCGTGAGCAGGTATCAAATGTTCTGGTTGTAACCATCTTAAAATGTCCCTGTGGTCTTCTTTTGCCGCGTGTCCAGATACGTGAGCCCCCTTAAATAGCCTAACTCCTGCTAATTTTAACCTTGCCTCCAATAAATACCTTTGTGCCGCATTCATTGGGTTTGGAATAACGTCTGCAGAAAATACAACCTGATCGTATTTTTCAAATCTAAATGCTGTTTTATTAGTTGCCATTCTTGATAAAACCGCACCTTCTTCACCCTGGTGTCCTGTAACGACCATGAGGTAGTTTTCTTTTCCATCTTTCATTATCTGGTGGAAAGTTTTGTCTATTGATGAAGGGTCCCAGCAGATTTTTGTTTCTTTTGGGAATTTAACTAAACCGATGTCTTCTGCAATTCCACAGTATTTTGCCATTGATCTTCCAACAAGTACTGGAATTCTACCCATTTTTGATGCAATATCGGTAATTGACTTGATTCTTGCAATGTGTGATGAAAATGTGGTAACTACTACTGCATTGTCTTCATTATCCGTTCCAAGAAGGTCGTTTTTCAAAAGATTTGCGGCAACTCCCTCTGATGCTGTTTTTCCTTCAAAATCGACTCTAGTACTTTCAGAAACCATTGCAATTACGCCCTGTTTTCCAATTCTTTTTAATGCCTTGTAATCTGGTTTTTCACCAACTACTGGGAAATTATCAAATTTAAAGTCGTTTCCATAAACTACTGCACCGTATGGGGTGTGAAGTACTGCCATTGCAGAGTCTGGAATACTGTGTGTGATTTTTACAAATTCTAAAGTAATATTTGCTGTTAAATCTAATTTATTTCCATTTTCTAAAGTAATTAATGGATTTCTAACGTCAAATTTCTTTTCACTTAAAATTTCCCTTTTTACAAGCTCTAAAGTGTATGGAGTTCCGATAATTGGGGCATTGTACCTGTGCGCAAGTTTCGTAATTGCTCCGATGTGGTCGAGGTGCCCGTGCGTTAAAACAATTGCCTTGACCTCTCCTTCGATATTTTTCATTACTGTGTCATCAGGAATTACGCCCATCTCAATTAAGTTTAAACTGTGCATTTTTGAGATATCTGTATCCTCGTGAATCATTATCCTGTCGAGTCTTACACCCATATCGAAAATTATGATCTCGCCGTCGATATTTACGGCAGTCATATTTCTTCCGACTTCTTCGTATCCACCTATTGCGACTACTTCTAATTGCAAATTATCACGTCCTTTTTTTAAATACCTGAATAAATAAGATTGAAAAAATTCCGATGGATAATATTTAAATTATTAAATCTGATCCTTCCAATTCTTTAAATCGCCTTTTAAAACATATCTGGCAGATTTTAGTTCGTTTAGATTACTACTACCTGTTAAAAACATTGTAGTCTTTAATTCTTTAATCATTCTTTCAAGCACAGCTGTAACAGCTTCTGAAGACTTTAAGGCTGCTTTTAAAATTGGCAAAGCAGTTCCACAGCAGTTTGCACCGATTGTAATTGATTTTGCGATATCGATTCCAGTCCTTATTCCGCCTGTTGCAATTATGGGTCCTGAAAAGACTGAGTTTACTTCCAGAATTGATGCTGCAGTTGGAATTCCCCAGTTAAAATACTGGTTTGAAAAATTCTTCTGCTCTTCATCTTTTATCCTGTAAAGCTCTACAGCAGCCCATGAAGTTCCGCCACTTCCGCCAATATCTATCGCATCAAAGCCTATTTCTTTTAAAAAAATGGCGTCTTTTTTTGAAAATCCTTCGCCAACCTGTTTTGCGATAAATGGGATTTTTCCATGTATTTTATTGTACTTTGAAATTATTTCTTTTAAAATATTAAGTCCTTTGAAGTTTACATCGCCTTCTGGCTGTATTGCTTCTTGTAGTGGATTGAAATGAATTGCCATTGCATCTGCATCAATCATTTCTACAGACTTTGAAATAATTTCTTCGTCCCATGAATCTTCCACAAAGTTAACTGCCCCGAGATTTCCTATTATTAATGAGGAAGTGTGATCCCGCACAACAGAATAGGTGTCTTCAAGGTAGCTTTTTGATATAGCTGCCCGTTGTGAGCCTACACCCATACCCAAATTTAGTTCCTCGACAGCAATAGCAATATTTTTATTGACTTCCTTTGCTTTGGGATGTCCACCAGTTATTGCTGCCACAATTAACGGAGCATTTAATTTTTTTCCAAAAATTTCGATAGATGTATCGATATCGTCTAAATCGCAGTTTGATATACCGCTGTGAATTAATTCAACGTCCTCAAGAAGGGTTCCTTTTTTATACTCCACATCACAGTGGTCGCATACAATAAGGTGTTCCAACTTTCTATATTCAATGCTATTATTATTCACGAATAACCACCTATATATTATTATCTAAAGTCCGAAAAATTACAGTTATTAAAACAAGGTAAGTAAATAATAAAAAGCTTTTCCAGATGTAAAAAATAAAAAAAGAATCTCGAATTTTTACTTTGTTTTTTAATAGATTTAAATTTTGCCTGTTTTTAAAGTTTGGTGTAAAAAAATTGTTAAAAAAACATATCTTATGTCGCACTAAATTTATCTTATTTATTAAATACTTTTGGGTTATTTATGATTCCTATTGCTAAAATGCTAGGGCTTTTGTACATGGTATATAAATCTATCGATAATTTCATTATATATACCGTTTTCAGTTCCATTTTGTTCTTAGAATTGCAATCCTATTTCGTAAATCATATATATACTTTTCGAAATATATAAATAGTATCGTGCGGAAACTATATATGAATCGATTTTATTGTTGAATATTCATAATTTTCAATATACTCTAATCATTCGATTTGGGGGAATTTCGTTGGAAAAAATAAAAATACTGCACAGAACTCCAAAAGGAAAAATAATTGGGCGTGTTAAAAAACAGCCCCGTTTTAATTCACTTGTTGGAATAAAAATTAAAGATAGAATTAAAAAGATCGGTAAAATTTACGATGTATTTGGACCTGTTGAAGAGCCTTACATAAAAATAATCCCCTACAGTGAAGAGGATGCAGAAAAAACCCTTGAATCCGATTATGTTTTTGTTATGAATGAACAACCTAGAAAACAATCTCAAACCCGTAAAAAAGGAAAAAGATAACTTTAAGACGGTGTTACCATGAAAGTCGAATCTGTTACAAAAGAAGAAACTAAAAAGCCTGAAAGAAAGATTAAACTAGCTATCGCAAAGCCTGAAGACTATTCAAATAAGAATGTAATTTTAGAAAAGGAAGAAGAATTAATTTGTCCTGTCTGCGGTAGTAAAAATATTATTAAAGACTATGAAAGGGCTGAAATTGTTTGTGAAATGTGTGGGTGTGTTTTACAACAAAATTTATTCGATGTAGGTCCTGAATGGAGAGCTTTCGACCACGAACAGCGTGTGAAAAGAAGCAGAGTAGGGGCCCCAATGACATATACAATCCACGATAAAGGTTTATCAACCGTTATCGACTGGAGAAATAAAGATAGCTACGGAAAAGATATTTCTGCAGATAAAAGAGCTCAATTGTACAGATTAAGAAAATGGCAGAGAAGGATTAGGGTTTCTGATGCATCTGAAAGAAATTTAGCATTTGCTCTTTCTGAACTTGATAGAATCGCATCAAAATTGGGCCTTCCAAGAAACGTTAGAGAAAATGCCGCAGTTCTCTACAGGGGCGCTGTAGAAAAAGGGCTGATCAGAGGAAGAAGTATTGAAGGTGTTGCTGCTGCTGCACTTTACGCTGCTTGTAGAAGATGTAAAGTTCCAAGAACTCTAGATGAGATTGCAGAAGTCTCGAGAGTAGATAGAAAAGAAATCGGAAGGACTTATAGATTTATTTCAAGAGAATTAAATATCAGGCTTGCTCCAACAAATCCCGTAGATTACGTTCCCAGATTTGCTTCAGAATTAAAACTTCCAGGTGAAGTAGAATCAAAAGCAATATCAATACTTCAGAAAGCAGGGGAAAAGGGTCTTACCAGCGGTAGGGGTCCTACAGGGGTTGCCGCTGCTGCAATTTATATTGCAAGTGTTTTACAAGGAACTAGAAGAACCCAAAGAGAAGTTGCGGACGTTGCAGGCGTTACTGAAGTTACACTTAGAAACAGATACAAAGAGTTAACAGAACATTTAGATATCGATGTAACATTGTAAGGTGATTATATGGGGCTTTTTGACAGAATTCAGACTAAAGATTCCAAACCCGCCATCGCTAAAAAAACTAATGTTTCTGAAAATGTGTCTAAACCCTCAAATCTATTTGATAAATCTGAAGATATCGAAAAAGAAAAACCAGAGATTAAAGTTGGATTTTCAGTAACTGATAAGGTAAAAAAACAGCCTGTTGAAAATTTTAATAGGGACTCTAAGGGATCCATAATTGATAAATACTTTGTAAAAGTTGATGATATCGATTTTGATGTGATTATCGAAAAAGAAGATGGAATTACGAAATACAAAATCCCGGAAATCACCCTAATGAACACAGCGCTTGCAAAACTTTCAGATTTAGATATTAAAACAATAAAAGCGGAACTTTCAGAATCAACCCTTCAAAAATTAGGTCAGATTCAAGGGTATCTTAAAAACTATTCGGACAAAAATAACTTACACTTAAGAGATATTGAAATACTCCACTTATCGCATTATTTTTATTTAATAATTGGAAAATTAGGACTTTTAGAAATTCCATTGAATGACGGTAACTTGGAAGAAGTAATGGTAAATGGGATTGAATTACCTGTATTTGTATTCCACAGAAAATATCAGATGTGTGAAACGAATATTCGACTTGATAGGCATGAAGCGACAAGGGTTGTTGAAAGTATTGCATATCTTGCAGGAAGAAGTATTGATTCGAGAACTCCAATGCTAGATGCATTTTTACCTGATGGAAGCAGGGTTAATGCCACCATGGGTGATGTTACTTTAAGAGGAAATACCATTACAATCCGTAAATTCAGTGAAGACCCGTTAACCATTGTTGATTTGATTAATTATGGAACTTTCGATCTAGAACTTGCCGCATTTCTTTGGCAGGCTGTCGAAGGATACTTTGGTGCAAAACCTGCAAACACCCTTATTGTTGGGGGAACGGGTTCGGGTAAAACAACGACTTTAAACGTAGTTTCTATGTTTTCAATGTATACTGACAGGATTGTAACTATCGAAGATACTCCAGAGTTGCAGGTTCCACTAACACACCTGATAAAAATGATTACAAGACCGGGAAGGCCAGGAGTTCAGGGTTATGAAATCACGATGGATGATTTAATTAAGAACTCTTTAAGGATGAGACCAGATAGGATCTTTGTAGGGGAAGTTAGGGGTAGTGAAGCCCATTCATTACTTGTTGCAATGAACACAGGACACGATGGATGTTCTGGAACTCTGCACGCAAACAGCGCTGATGAAGCAATTATAAGGTTAGTAAACCCTCCAATGAACGTTCCAAAAGTTATGATGTCGTCTATTGATTTTATCATAAACCAGCAGCGTATCAAACGTAATAAAAAAACTGTTAGAAGGATCCTCGGTGTTGTCGAAATCGGTGGAAGCGGGGAAAATATTACAAAAACCGAACTTTTCAAATACGATGGTATAAGCGACAGTGTTGTAAAAACGGGAATCTGTATGTGGGAAGAAGATGCTTGCCAGATTGCAGGTATTACTCGAGACGAATTAATGGACGATAGAATCAATAGAAAGAAAGTACTAAAATATATGGTGAACAATAATATTAGTGATATTAGAAAAGTTGGCGACATAATTAAACAATATCAGGAAAATCCAGAAAATGTTTTAAAACATATACTGGAATGATTGTGGTTTAGATGAAAGTAAAAACTGAAAAAAAACAGGGTCTTTTTGATAAACTCGCCAGTATGTTAAAAGGAGTTAAATCTCCGAGGAAAAAAAAGGTAACAAGGGTCGGAAGGTCCGAATATTTAAAAAAAATTTTTGAAAGAAAAACAGAGATCACACCAGAAGATGAAATTTTAGAGTTTTATGAGCCATATATTGATGAAACTCCCGAAGTAAGTATTGATTTAGACGATTTACTTTTTGAAGAAGGTAAATTTGGTGCAATTGGAGGATATTCCAGATCATTTTCATACTGGGTTACAAATACCTCATTTTTACCATCTAAGAGAGATTACCAGTATGCAGGTATTGCTGACGAGCGAGTTTATTTCTTAAAGATGATGATTGCAGCAATTAGTACGGTTGTTTTGTTCATAATTTACGGAGTATTAACAGGCAATATCTTTTCAGGAGTATCGAATGGAATACTTTTAGCAGTCATTGTTGTTGTTGGTAGCATATTTTATCCAAAATTAAAACTAACTTTATTTAGGGGCGAAATTAAAATCCAAGTGTTGATGAGTATCCTGCACCTTATTTCGATGTTAAATTCTGGTGCTTCGGTTCAGGAAGCCATAAAAAACATTGCAAACAACCAGAATATGGGATTACCTCTTTTGAATTTAGAAGTATTATAAAAGATATTAATCAGGGCGGTTATAACTTCGTAGAAGCGCTTGAAAGAGCCAAGATTAGAACAAAAATATTTTTGATGAGACAGCTTTATGATCAGTTGATTCTTGCGGCAAATAAAGGTGGAACGCAGCTTTTACTTGAAAATTTATATAACGAGATAGTTAGGGAATCTTTATCAAAAATAGACAGTTCAAAATTCCAGATATCAAATTTAGGAAACCTTATATTCGGTATTGGTTTAATCATTCCATTTTCAGGCATGATACAATCAGCATTGGGTGCTCAGCAGGGTTTTGATGGCATTATAAATGCCATTGATCTTGTAATGGGAAAAATAGGTCTAATGTCAACAATTATATTTACCATCTTTATTAAAATGAAGATTGAGTGAAATTATGGATGTCAAAAAATACCTGGATCATATATATCATGTTTTAATTATACGAAATATTAGGATATTAAAAAAAACAGGTAAAAAACTCGATGAACGGGTATTTATTGGTATTTTATTAGTTATAACAATTTTACCAATATTTTTGAAAATATTCTTAGGGTTTACCTTAAAAACCACTTTAATTTTAACTTTCGTATATTTAGGATCCGTTCTTTCACTACCTACGATAATGTATGAATCAAAAATGGATAAATTTGATCAAAATATACCAAAAGCCCTTTATGTTATGGTTTTATCGCTTGATTCTGGACGTTCCGTTGTTGAAGCAATTAATGAAGTTATAAGAAGTGGGATTCCTGAAGTGGATGTTGTATTTTCAAAAGTTGTTGTGTTAATGACTGAAAGAAAATTGAGTTTTGAAGATGCGATGATACTCGTTTCAAATTCACTCGATTCAAAGATATTCAGGCAGGTTGGACGATTGATTATTGAAAATAGAAAATACGGTGGGGAACTTGCTGACACATTGAAAAAACTTGCTAAAACTCTTGAAGACCTTCAAAACCTAAAGTCACAACTTTTGAGTGTTACTGCAAACGGTCTTGCTGTTGGTCTTATAATCCTTTGTGGTGTAATTCCTGCAACTGCTGGTTTGATAGGTGGTTATTTAACAGTTATATCTCAACTAGCACCATCTATGCCTTCAGTTGAAGCTTCGCAGATATCTAAAGCGATTGAAACGATTCAGATCGGTTCAGGATTATTCGGGTTATTCTTTGCAGTTCCATTATTTGGTTTAAAACTCAACAGGATGATAATTACATGTTCTGTCTGTATGACGTTTGCAATTGCCACGTTTTATGCAGTTTTAAGACTTACCGGAATGTTATTTGCATAAATTATTCAATTAATTTATTTATTTCCAAATATAATGAATAAACTTTATTTACAACTTCCAAATTAGTTCTTTGTTTAAATTTATCAATTACAAAATCGATATTAACCCTTAATTCACCTGAAATTAAATTATCCGCATTTGCTATAACTTTTTCTTCCAGTGTTTCTGGAACATAATCCTTTTCAGGTAGATTCAATTCTTTTGCTTCTGTTTTAGAAATTCCTGCTCCAATGTGTCTTTCAGCAATTTTAGCGTATTTTTCTTCAAAATTATTTTTTAATAATATTTCAGAACCAATTATTCCATGATCAATACTATGAGTTTTACTCCGTCCAATATCGTGTAAAATAGCACCTAAAACGGCTGTTTGGAGGTCAAAATCATATCCCTTATTTATTAACTTAATTCCAAAATCGTAAACATAATCAGCTACTGCAATACTGTGTAAAACTACATTTTTTTCACAGTTTTCTGATAAAAAAGTTAAATATTCTTTAAAAAGAGGTATTTTTTGTAAATTTTTGAAATTTGAAAACTTTTCATATAAGTTGGTGTCGTCTACTAAGTCTTTTAAAATAGTTTTCATGAACGCACCTTAATATGCAGAAAAAAGAGGATTCTTATTGAATTCATCCTCTAAATAATTAATCTGTTCTTTTAATATTGAAATGTCTTTTTTATTATCGTATTCATACATCATTCCGCCACATTGTGGACATCTAAATCCACTATCCATTGCATCCTCAAATGTAAATTTAATCTCACAATCCGAACAGAAGAAAAACATGTTTGTTTCTTCAAGTTCAAGCTGTTCTTTTAAATCTTTAAGTACGTTTTTCATCTTTTTAGCAACCAGTGCAGGCACTTTTTCAAGAGATGGTTTCCAGGTGTAAGTATACCAGTTTGTTTCTTCGTCTTTTTCCCGGTTATAATCTACAAGCCTTGCTTCATATAATTTGTAGAGTATCCTTCTGATGTTGTTTAATTTTACATCCAACTGTCTTGAAATCTCGTCATCAGTTACTTCGTTGGTATTGATAAGTACAGACAATACATCAAAACCAACAACATCTTCGTCCATTATTTCAAAGAGTACCTGTTGTATAAGTGGATTTTCAAGCATTGTAAATATTTCATCTTTTGATAAATTCATGTTTCATACACCTCTTAAAATACCGCGCTCCATTTCTCTTACATCAGCCATGTTTCTTCCGATTATTGTAGCTACAGGTTCTCCCTCTTCAATATAAGCTCCTTTTTCAGGGATATCTTTTATTAAGGGATTTTTGTCGATGAAATATGATGAACCTTTGTTTGAAAAGACTATCTTTTTAAAAAAATAATCTTTTGGTTTTACAGCTTTATTTTCGAGAATTGCTTTTGAAAGATTGTATTTTGAAGATAATTCTATTGTTTCATAAGTTCCTAAAATTCTAGGATTTACTTCAATAATATATGGAATTCCGTTCTTTAGCATGAAATCAATTCCATTCATACCTAAAAGATCCAGTGACTCCATTATTTCTTTAAAATCCTGAATTGTTTCGTTTTTCATATCTAAAACATACGGGGATATGTTTCCTACATAGATATTGTTATTTATCAATTGCTTGTTAAAACATAAAAAATTCGAACCGATAAATGAAGCACTGTAAGATTCAGATTCAATATATTCTTGAACCAGTACAGGATATTTTATATCCAAATTATCCGTATTTTGAAAATCTATATTAGTTACGCCAATTCCGCCGCTACCTGAAATAGGTTTTACAACTACAGACTTTAACTCCGATAAGCATTTTTCAAACTGGTATTTATTATTTACCTTGTATGTAGTCGGTAAATTAAAGCCTAAATTTTCCAATCTCTTTACGGTTTTATATTTGTCACTTATATTTTTAATCCTTTTGGGTGAATTTCCTACAACGTCCCAATTTGGTGTTTTTGAGTTTTTACTCTCAAAAATTCCAGAACATATGAAAATATAATCTACTAAATCCACATATTCCTTTGAAAGATTCAATAATTCTTTTTCAGAATATTTATCAACAAAATGTCCGTGAAATTTATCAGTTACCAGATATTTCTTATGATCTGCATTTAGATCTACAGGATTATAGTGGGAAACCGAATAAACTTCAAAATTGAGTTTTTTTAAAGAATTTACAACAGGGCGGGTATTTACCCCAACAACGAGAGCTTTCATAAAACCACTAAAAAA
Above is a genomic segment from Methanococcus maripaludis containing:
- the tfe gene encoding transcription factor E — encoded protein: MNLSKDEIFTMLENPLIQQVLFEIMDEDVVGFDVLSVLINTNEVTDDEISRQLDVKLNNIRRILYKLYEARLVDYNREKDEETNWYTYTWKPSLEKVPALVAKKMKNVLKDLKEQLELEETNMFFFCSDCEIKFTFEDAMDSGFRCPQCGGMMYEYDNKKDISILKEQINYLEDEFNKNPLFSAY
- a CDS encoding type II secretion system F family protein, which produces MDVKKYLDHIYHVLIIRNIRILKKTGKKLDERVFIGILLVITILPIFLKIFLGFTLKTTLILTFVYLGSVLSLPTIMYESKMDKFDQNIPKALYVMVLSLDSGRSVVEAINEVIRSGIPEVDVVFSKVVVLMTERKLSFEDAMILVSNSLDSKIFRQVGRLIIENRKYGGELADTLKKLAKTLEDLQNLKSQLLSVTANGLAVGLIILCGVIPATAGLIGGYLTVISQLAPSMPSVEASQISKAIETIQIGSGLFGLFFAVPLFGLKLNRMIITCSVCMTFAIATFYAVLRLTGMLFA
- a CDS encoding ATP-grasp domain-containing protein, yielding MKALVVGVNTRPVVNSLKKLNFEVYSVSHYNPVDLNADHKKYLVTDKFHGHFVDKYSEKELLNLSKEYVDLVDYIFICSGIFESKNSKTPNWDVVGNSPKRIKNISDKYKTVKRLENLGFNLPTTYKVNNKYQFEKCLSELKSVVVKPISGSGGIGVTNIDFQNTDNLDIKYPVLVQEYIESESYSASFIGSNFLCFNKQLINNNIYVGNISPYVLDMKNETIQDFKEIMESLDLLGMNGIDFMLKNGIPYIIEVNPRILGTYETIELSSKYNLSKAILENKAVKPKDYFFKKIVFSNKGSSYFIDKNPLIKDIPEKGAYIEEGEPVATIIGRNMADVREMERGILRGV
- a CDS encoding ATPase, T2SS/T4P/T4SS family; translated protein: MGLFDRIQTKDSKPAIAKKTNVSENVSKPSNLFDKSEDIEKEKPEIKVGFSVTDKVKKQPVENFNRDSKGSIIDKYFVKVDDIDFDVIIEKEDGITKYKIPEITLMNTALAKLSDLDIKTIKAELSESTLQKLGQIQGYLKNYSDKNNLHLRDIEILHLSHYFYLIIGKLGLLEIPLNDGNLEEVMVNGIELPVFVFHRKYQMCETNIRLDRHEATRVVESIAYLAGRSIDSRTPMLDAFLPDGSRVNATMGDVTLRGNTITIRKFSEDPLTIVDLINYGTFDLELAAFLWQAVEGYFGAKPANTLIVGGTGSGKTTTLNVVSMFSMYTDRIVTIEDTPELQVPLTHLIKMITRPGRPGVQGYEITMDDLIKNSLRMRPDRIFVGEVRGSEAHSLLVAMNTGHDGCSGTLHANSADEAIIRLVNPPMNVPKVMMSSIDFIINQQRIKRNKKTVRRILGVVEIGGSGENITKTELFKYDGISDSVVKTGICMWEEDACQIAGITRDELMDDRINRKKVLKYMVNNNISDIRKVGDIIKQYQENPENVLKHILE
- a CDS encoding HDIG domain-containing metalloprotein, with amino-acid sequence MKTILKDLVDDTNLYEKFSNFKNLQKIPLFKEYLTFLSENCEKNVVLHSIAVADYVYDFGIKLINKGYDFDLQTAVLGAILHDIGRSKTHSIDHGIIGSEILLKNNFEEKYAKIAERHIGAGISKTEAKELNLPEKDYVPETLEEKVIANADNLISGELRVNIDFVIDKFKQRTNLEVVNKVYSLYLEINKLIE